Proteins encoded together in one Undibacterium sp. CCC3.4 window:
- a CDS encoding NAD+ synthase yields MKTIKVAIAQINSRVGDIDGNAALILAAATSAAERGADIVITPELSLVGYPPEDLLLRPAFYAQAEYALNRLATQLAAQPDVHVLVGHPLARDGRYYNAVSVLLNGGISLCYCKQKLPNDSVFDELRYFSAGNAAAVFDVKGLRFGINICEDTWSDAAPLAARAAGAEVLLVANASPFHMEKQGQRAATMRRHVTAAGMALVYANLVGAQDELLFDGNSFVLDAAGVMVAQLRHCEEDLQIIEFHGAQAQPLPLPAPAALEQQVYAALVLGVRDYVRKNGFPGVLLGLSGGVDSALTLAIAVDALGAENVRAVMMPSPYTADISLLDSREMVKRIGVRYDEIAIAACFDAFRSSLATEFAGLKEDTTEENIQARIRGTMLMALSNKYGSIVLTTGNKSEMAVGYCTLYGDMAGGFAVIKDIAKTLVYRLCAWRNTVSDVIPERILTRPPSAELRPDQTDQDTLPPYEVLDAIMRLYMEENRSRAEIVAAGYAHDDVERITRLIKINEYKRRQAPIGIRITHRAFGRDWRYPVTSAFRD; encoded by the coding sequence ATGAAGACCATTAAAGTTGCGATTGCCCAGATCAACAGCCGGGTTGGTGATATTGACGGCAATGCCGCATTAATATTGGCCGCTGCCACCAGCGCCGCCGAACGCGGTGCCGATATTGTGATTACCCCGGAATTATCCTTGGTTGGATATCCACCCGAAGACTTGCTGCTGCGTCCGGCGTTTTATGCTCAGGCAGAGTATGCCCTAAACCGGCTGGCGACGCAGTTGGCCGCGCAGCCCGACGTGCATGTGCTGGTCGGTCACCCCTTGGCGCGTGACGGCCGCTATTACAATGCCGTGTCGGTCTTGCTCAATGGTGGCATCAGTCTGTGTTATTGCAAACAGAAATTACCGAACGACAGCGTGTTTGATGAACTCCGTTATTTTTCTGCCGGCAATGCCGCGGCGGTATTCGATGTCAAAGGCCTGCGTTTCGGCATCAATATTTGTGAAGATACGTGGTCGGACGCGGCCCCGCTGGCGGCCCGCGCGGCCGGTGCGGAAGTCTTGTTGGTGGCGAATGCTTCGCCATTTCATATGGAAAAACAAGGGCAGCGCGCCGCCACCATGCGTCGCCATGTCACGGCGGCCGGCATGGCGTTGGTGTATGCCAACTTGGTCGGCGCTCAGGATGAGTTGCTGTTCGATGGGAATTCCTTCGTGCTCGATGCGGCCGGAGTGATGGTGGCGCAGCTGCGTCATTGCGAAGAAGATTTGCAGATCATTGAATTTCATGGAGCCCAAGCACAGCCCTTGCCACTGCCTGCCCCCGCTGCGCTTGAGCAGCAAGTTTATGCGGCGTTGGTGCTGGGGGTGCGCGACTACGTGCGCAAAAATGGTTTCCCCGGGGTTTTGCTCGGTTTGTCGGGCGGGGTCGATTCTGCCCTGACCTTGGCGATCGCGGTCGATGCTTTGGGTGCCGAGAACGTTCGTGCCGTCATGATGCCGTCGCCGTACACCGCCGATATCTCGCTGCTCGACTCGCGCGAGATGGTCAAACGCATTGGGGTGCGCTATGATGAGATTGCCATCGCCGCCTGCTTCGATGCTTTTCGCAGCAGCTTGGCGACAGAATTTGCCGGCTTGAAGGAAGACACGACGGAAGAAAATATTCAAGCGCGCATACGCGGCACCATGCTCATGGCTTTGTCAAATAAATACGGCAGTATCGTGCTGACCACTGGGAATAAAAGCGAAATGGCGGTCGGTTACTGTACTCTGTACGGCGATATGGCCGGCGGTTTTGCCGTCATTAAAGATATCGCCAAGACCTTGGTGTATCGGTTGTGCGCTTGGCGCAATACGGTGTCGGATGTAATACCGGAGCGGATACTGACGCGCCCGCCCTCGGCTGAGTTGCGTCCCGATCAGACCGATCAGGATACGCTGCCACCGTATGAAGTGCTCGACGCGATCATGCGCTTGTATATGGAAGAGAACCGGTCGCGCGCCGAGATCGTCGCGGCCGGTTATGCACACGATGATGTTGAGCGCATTACGCGCCTCATCAAGATCAACGAATACAAGCGCCGCCAAGCGCCGATAGGCATACGCATTACCCACCGGGCATTCGGACGTGACTGGCGTTATCCGGTCACTTCCGCATTCAGAGATTAA
- a CDS encoding GNAT family N-acetyltransferase, with amino-acid sequence MELISLNQHYRMGIASSLREIGSAAWDQLLASDPAANPFLSSAFLDALHESGSACQASGWTPCFLTLWQQDRLVAACPLYEKNHSSGEYVFDWAWADAYQRYGHAYYPKLLSAIPFTPVSGCRIIAAHAGDKRMLISVLRQVLAEQGYSSCHALFLPEEEVALFAQAGFLIRTGVQFHWNNPGYRDFEEFLATLEQKKRKNIRAERRKVAERGIVFSHVSGSQASTEDWRFFKQCYDLTYTNHHARPYLNLDFFLRIGASMPQHIHLIFAVRDGEKIAASLLIHHQQRVYGRYWGCIEQHPCLHFETAYYQAIEFCIREKISVFEGGAQGEHKMARGFLPFKTWSAHSLALPEFNDAVANFLNRERQGIEMYLDDLNEHSPYQQAPQAT; translated from the coding sequence ATGGAATTAATTTCTCTTAACCAGCATTATCGCATGGGCATCGCCAGTTCTCTCAGAGAGATTGGAAGCGCCGCATGGGACCAGCTACTGGCAAGCGATCCGGCTGCCAACCCTTTTCTGTCGTCGGCATTTTTAGATGCTTTACACGAATCGGGTTCGGCCTGTCAAGCCAGCGGTTGGACACCGTGTTTCCTCACACTATGGCAGCAAGACCGCCTGGTCGCCGCTTGTCCGCTGTATGAAAAAAATCATTCTTCCGGCGAATATGTGTTCGACTGGGCTTGGGCCGATGCCTATCAGCGCTATGGTCACGCGTATTATCCCAAATTATTGTCGGCCATTCCATTTACCCCCGTCAGCGGTTGCCGCATCATCGCCGCCCATGCCGGCGACAAACGCATGCTCATCAGCGTGCTCAGACAAGTCTTGGCCGAGCAAGGCTACTCATCTTGCCACGCGCTGTTTCTGCCGGAAGAGGAAGTCGCCTTGTTCGCCCAAGCCGGCTTCTTGATACGCACCGGCGTACAATTCCACTGGAACAACCCGGGCTACCGCGACTTCGAAGAGTTTTTAGCCACGCTGGAACAAAAAAAACGTAAAAATATCCGTGCTGAGCGCCGCAAAGTAGCCGAGCGCGGCATCGTGTTTTCACATGTCAGCGGCAGTCAAGCGAGTACCGAAGACTGGCGTTTTTTCAAGCAATGTTATGACCTCACCTACACCAACCACCACGCTCGACCGTATCTGAATCTGGATTTTTTCCTGCGCATCGGGGCCAGCATGCCGCAGCATATCCATCTGATTTTTGCCGTGCGTGACGGCGAAAAAATCGCCGCATCCCTGCTCATCCATCATCAACAGCGCGTGTATGGCCGTTACTGGGGTTGCATCGAACAGCACCCCTGTCTGCATTTTGAAACCGCGTACTACCAAGCAATAGAATTCTGCATACGCGAAAAAATCAGCGTCTTCGAAGGCGGTGCCCAAGGGGAACACAAAATGGCGCGTGGTTTCTTACCATTCAAGACCTGGTCAGCACATAGTTTGGCCCTACCAGAATTTAACGATGCGGTGGCGAATTTTTTAAACCGTGAGCGCCAGGGAATAGAAATGTATCTTGACGACCTCAATGAGCACAGTCCTTATCAGCAAGCACCACAAGCTACTTGA
- a CDS encoding serine/threonine-protein kinase, translated as MQNNTHAPESLTGPALLSKRVGRFHLTEKLGAGASSTVYLGHDPVIDRAVAIKILNCATNAVEKKQKEQQFINEARAAGRLSHPNIVTIFDASSEGGVAFIAMEWLAGQDLRLLLGQGHRFDIIETATIIQKIADALAYAHEQGVIHRDIKPGNIFLLPNQQPKVLDFGIARSPNRLLDDSRDGAPTLFNNNILGTPNYMSPEQALGKAVNALTDVYSLGAVMYEMLTRQKPFQSNDIDKLLQQIAHKAIKSPSEILPAIPASLSKIVVKAMQKDLSLRYQSAREMSQALERFLERDKKLKQKGGRANTDSPRKRSNQPGGANSLLWLCAMAVVLAIVAIAINPLRH; from the coding sequence ATGCAAAATAATACACACGCACCCGAAAGTTTGACTGGGCCTGCCCTGCTGAGCAAACGGGTGGGTCGCTTTCATTTAACCGAAAAACTCGGTGCCGGTGCCAGCAGTACCGTCTACCTCGGACACGACCCTGTGATCGATCGCGCCGTTGCGATCAAAATTCTTAACTGCGCTACCAACGCCGTCGAAAAAAAACAAAAGGAACAACAATTCATCAACGAAGCGCGTGCCGCCGGCCGTCTGTCGCACCCGAATATCGTGACGATCTTCGATGCTTCCAGCGAAGGCGGCGTCGCCTTCATCGCTATGGAATGGCTGGCCGGTCAAGATTTGCGCCTGTTGCTGGGCCAAGGACATCGCTTCGACATCATTGAAACGGCCACAATCATACAAAAGATCGCCGATGCGCTCGCTTACGCCCATGAGCAAGGCGTGATCCACCGAGATATCAAACCCGGCAATATTTTCCTGCTACCGAACCAGCAGCCTAAAGTGCTCGATTTCGGCATCGCCCGCTCGCCCAACCGCCTGCTCGACGACAGCCGTGACGGTGCCCCTACCTTGTTCAATAATAATATTCTCGGCACACCGAATTACATGTCGCCCGAACAAGCGCTGGGCAAGGCAGTGAATGCCCTGACCGATGTCTACTCACTCGGCGCGGTGATGTATGAAATGCTGACCAGGCAAAAGCCTTTTCAAAGCAATGATATCGACAAATTGCTGCAGCAAATCGCTCACAAAGCCATCAAGTCCCCATCCGAAATCTTGCCAGCCATTCCCGCGTCCTTATCGAAAATCGTCGTCAAAGCCATGCAGAAAGATTTAAGCCTGCGCTATCAAAGCGCGCGCGAGATGTCGCAAGCCCTGGAGCGCTTCCTTGAGCGCGACAAAAAGCTCAAACAAAAAGGCGGCCGCGCTAACACTGACAGCCCACGTAAGCGCAGCAATCAGCCTGGCGGTGCCAACTCGCTGCTGTGGTTATGCGCCATGGCTGTTGTGCTTGCGATTGTGGCGATCGCTATCAATCCACTCCGACACTAA
- the ppa gene encoding inorganic diphosphatase gives MSLNNVPAGRDLPNDFNVVIEIPMNADPIKYEVDKETGAIFVDRFMGTAMHYPCNYGYVPQTLAGDGDPVDVLVITPFPLFPGVVVRCRPIGVLKMTDEGGEDAKVLAVPVDKILPIYTHWQKPEDMNELRLRQIQHFFEHYKDLEKGKWVKVEGWGGPEDAKKEILDGVANFNKAKE, from the coding sequence ATGAGCTTGAATAATGTTCCTGCAGGTCGCGATCTGCCAAATGATTTTAACGTCGTGATCGAAATTCCTATGAATGCCGATCCGATCAAGTACGAAGTTGACAAAGAAACCGGCGCGATTTTTGTCGATCGTTTCATGGGTACGGCCATGCATTACCCATGCAACTACGGCTACGTGCCACAAACTCTGGCTGGCGACGGCGATCCGGTCGATGTATTGGTAATCACACCGTTCCCTTTGTTCCCCGGTGTGGTGGTGCGCTGCCGTCCTATCGGCGTACTGAAAATGACTGACGAAGGCGGCGAAGATGCCAAAGTGTTAGCCGTACCGGTCGACAAAATTCTGCCCATCTACACGCACTGGCAGAAGCCGGAAGACATGAATGAACTGCGCTTGCGCCAAATTCAACATTTCTTTGAGCATTACAAAGATCTGGAAAAAGGCAAATGGGTCAAGGTCGAAGGTTGGGGCGGTCCGGAAGATGCCAAGAAAGAAATCCTCGACGGCGTGGCGAATTTTAACAAAGCCAAAGAGTAA
- a CDS encoding heme biosynthesis HemY N-terminal domain-containing protein produces MRIFIRLLILFALAVGLALGTRFNPGNMVLFYPPYRIDLSLNLFLVVLVVLFILVYVVIGAFTTTRKMPRKVAAYRQNKRERDANKALREALRTLFEGRFGYAEKAAMRAAELPENASVSALIGARAAHHMSQFERRDAWLAGIESDATHKVARLVTATELLVDQHQSSKALDAVRELHASGSRHIQVLRWALKANQQAGKWPEVLKLVRTLDKHHALHPALSTRLKELAYEDMLKTNGHDAESVRRAWYEIPAADRSSPFVAYQAAMSFNARGLFDDARNIVEKALAGEWDERLLRAYREAAAAEGSAALLSQIDHCERWLLVHPTDAELALTLGTLCLRQKLWGKAQRHMEQALSDASSATTVREANLKLAQLHEALGQSDAAARHYRQCAIATTL; encoded by the coding sequence ATGCGAATTTTTATCCGGCTTCTGATCCTGTTTGCTCTGGCCGTTGGCCTGGCTTTGGGTACGCGTTTTAATCCCGGCAATATGGTGTTGTTTTACCCGCCATATCGCATCGATCTCTCGCTCAATCTGTTTTTGGTCGTACTCGTGGTGTTGTTCATCTTGGTGTACGTGGTGATCGGTGCTTTCACGACTACCCGTAAAATGCCACGTAAAGTAGCGGCTTACCGCCAAAATAAGCGCGAACGCGATGCCAATAAGGCTTTGCGTGAAGCGCTGCGCACCTTGTTTGAAGGGCGCTTCGGTTATGCTGAAAAAGCCGCCATGCGCGCGGCTGAATTGCCTGAAAATGCCAGTGTGTCGGCACTCATCGGTGCGCGTGCCGCGCATCACATGAGCCAATTTGAACGGCGCGATGCTTGGCTGGCCGGTATCGAGAGCGATGCGACGCATAAAGTCGCACGTTTAGTGACGGCCACCGAATTGCTGGTCGATCAGCATCAATCGAGCAAGGCGCTCGACGCCGTGCGTGAATTGCATGCCAGTGGCAGCCGCCATATTCAAGTGCTGCGCTGGGCTTTGAAAGCCAATCAACAAGCCGGTAAATGGCCGGAAGTATTGAAACTCGTGCGTACGCTCGACAAGCACCATGCCCTGCATCCAGCCTTGTCGACCCGACTTAAAGAGCTGGCTTACGAAGATATGCTGAAAACCAATGGGCATGATGCCGAATCGGTGCGCCGTGCTTGGTATGAGATTCCAGCGGCGGACCGCAGCTCGCCGTTTGTCGCCTATCAAGCGGCGATGTCGTTCAATGCGCGCGGTTTGTTTGATGATGCGCGTAATATCGTTGAAAAAGCCTTGGCCGGCGAATGGGACGAGCGTTTGCTGCGCGCCTATCGCGAAGCCGCGGCAGCCGAAGGGTCAGCCGCCTTGCTGTCGCAAATCGACCATTGTGAACGCTGGCTGCTGGTTCATCCTACCGATGCCGAGCTGGCACTGACCCTGGGTACCCTGTGTCTGCGTCAAAAATTATGGGGTAAGGCGCAGCGACATATGGAACAAGCCTTGTCAGATGCGAGTTCGGCCACCACGGTACGCGAAGCTAATCTTAAGCTGGCCCAGTTGCATGAAGCTTTGGGGCAGAGCGACGCGGCCGCGCGGCATTACCGACAATGTGCGATCGCGACCACCTTGTGA
- a CDS encoding uroporphyrinogen-III C-methyltransferase, which produces MNEQQTNSGLATPSPHTEPSAPPTVAMTSSAARPAWKQPAFVLAGVLGVLLAANWWSAQNQISALREEVARRLLSADTVSAETKMMARNVQDTTKEVQSKVILLEAKQSEAQSQQIALEQLYQDLSKNRDEWALAEIEQVLSTASQELQLAGNVQGALIALQNADTRLAKSDKAQFIAIRRAIARDIEKLKSLPTLDLPGIALRLDSVIAQTEHIPLWSAEKSVASAIAPKAPLRVLPKTKVAAKGGAAEAGEIVENPWSARLQDAWQSFASEMWVEVKQLVRVRSVDTPEALLLAPEQSYFLRENLKLRLLNARLALLTRNESVFRSDMILAQDAITKYFDTRAKQTQTVQALLRQVQSSNLSIEMPSLSDSLNAVHNYKVKP; this is translated from the coding sequence ATGAATGAACAGCAAACCAATTCCGGGCTCGCCACGCCGAGCCCACACACTGAACCGTCGGCACCGCCGACGGTGGCCATGACTTCTTCGGCAGCGCGACCGGCTTGGAAGCAGCCGGCTTTCGTTTTGGCTGGCGTGCTCGGTGTGCTGCTGGCCGCCAACTGGTGGAGTGCACAGAATCAAATCAGCGCGCTGCGCGAAGAAGTGGCGCGACGCTTATTGTCGGCCGATACAGTCAGTGCCGAAACAAAAATGATGGCGCGCAATGTTCAGGACACCACCAAGGAAGTGCAATCGAAGGTGATTCTGCTCGAAGCCAAGCAATCTGAGGCGCAGAGCCAGCAAATCGCGCTTGAGCAGTTGTATCAGGATTTATCGAAAAATCGTGATGAATGGGCGCTGGCCGAAATTGAGCAAGTGCTCTCGACTGCCAGCCAAGAGCTGCAATTGGCCGGCAATGTGCAAGGGGCTTTGATCGCCTTGCAAAATGCCGATACCCGTCTGGCGAAATCGGATAAAGCGCAATTCATCGCGATCCGACGCGCGATTGCACGCGATATTGAAAAACTCAAGTCGCTGCCTACACTCGATTTGCCCGGCATCGCCTTGCGACTCGACAGCGTGATTGCGCAGACCGAACATATTCCCTTGTGGTCTGCTGAAAAGTCGGTCGCCAGCGCGATCGCACCGAAAGCACCGTTGCGAGTATTGCCGAAAACTAAAGTCGCTGCCAAAGGCGGGGCCGCGGAAGCCGGCGAAATCGTGGAAAATCCATGGAGTGCGCGCTTGCAAGATGCGTGGCAAAGCTTTGCGAGCGAAATGTGGGTTGAAGTCAAGCAGCTTGTGCGGGTTCGTAGCGTCGATACGCCAGAGGCTTTACTGCTGGCTCCGGAACAGTCGTATTTTCTGCGCGAAAACCTCAAGCTGCGTTTGCTCAATGCGCGGCTAGCCTTGTTGACGCGCAATGAAAGCGTGTTTCGCAGCGATATGATTTTGGCGCAAGACGCTATTACTAAATACTTCGACACCCGCGCCAAGCAGACGCAAACGGTGCAGGCTTTGCTGCGCCAAGTGCAGAGCAGTAATCTGTCCATCGAGATGCCTAGCCTGTCAGATAGTCTCAATGCGGTACATAACTACAAAGTGAAGCCTTAG
- a CDS encoding uroporphyrinogen-III synthase: MSQVIVTRPLAQAVPLAAQVEALGLRTCIFPLLDIAALADQSALRAVVARLSDFALVAFVSPNAIAALLAHVPKWPVAVSIAIIGAGSRVALQKHGIDDSNANIISPRNAVRTDSETLLEELDAAALRGRPVLIVRAAGGRELLADALRSCGAEVEQVLAYRRGAPLFDARVKQQLTDLLDRDNDWIITSSEALRTLVSWSRQLDLDNAVVKMQHQHLIVPHVRIAESAAALGFHHVTLTGSGDAHVLVALQSRL; this comes from the coding sequence ATGTCGCAGGTGATCGTGACGCGTCCGTTGGCGCAAGCAGTGCCGCTGGCCGCGCAGGTAGAAGCGCTCGGGCTGCGCACTTGTATTTTTCCTCTGCTCGATATCGCGGCGCTGGCAGATCAGTCGGCCTTGCGGGCGGTGGTGGCACGCTTGTCGGATTTCGCGCTGGTCGCTTTCGTGAGTCCGAATGCGATCGCGGCCTTGCTCGCGCATGTTCCAAAGTGGCCAGTTGCTGTCTCGATTGCCATTATCGGTGCCGGCAGCCGAGTGGCGCTACAGAAACATGGTATCGATGATAGTAATGCCAACATCATCAGTCCGCGTAATGCAGTGCGTACCGATTCGGAAACGCTGCTTGAAGAACTCGATGCTGCGGCATTACGTGGTCGTCCGGTGTTGATCGTACGCGCCGCCGGGGGGCGTGAATTATTGGCTGATGCATTACGTTCTTGCGGTGCCGAGGTCGAACAAGTGCTCGCTTATCGCCGTGGTGCGCCGCTGTTTGATGCGCGAGTGAAGCAGCAATTGACGGACTTGCTCGACCGCGATAATGATTGGATCATCACCAGTTCGGAAGCCTTACGCACGCTGGTGAGTTGGAGTCGACAGCTCGATTTGGATAATGCTGTCGTAAAAATGCAACATCAACATTTAATCGTTCCTCACGTTCGCATTGCAGAATCGGCTGCGGCACTGGGGTTTCATCATGTCACTTTGACTGGCTCAGGCGACGCGCATGTGCTTGTCGCGTTACAATCTCGTCTATGA
- the hemC gene encoding hydroxymethylbilane synthase, translated as MWQAEHVRDRLSALYPLCDISILGMTTRGDQILDRALSQVGGKGLFVKELEVAMANGLADLAVHSLKDVPMDLPDGFALAAVLEREDPRDAFVSNRYAGLAELPDGAVVGTSSLRRQALIAARFPRLIIRPLRGNLDTRLRKLDEGEYDAIILAAAGLKRLAVPERIRAFLAPEQSLPAAGQGAMAIEIPAQRADLAAWLAPLNHLATAQAVTAERTVSKAFGGSCQIPLAAYATVVDGSMHVRAMVAMPDGSRIAAAEVRGAALEAPALGAQLAQALAAQDAAGILAACRVEPLA; from the coding sequence ATGTGGCAAGCCGAGCATGTGCGCGACCGCCTGAGCGCTTTGTACCCACTCTGTGACATCTCAATACTTGGCATGACGACACGTGGTGATCAAATTCTTGATCGCGCGCTCTCGCAAGTAGGCGGAAAAGGTTTGTTCGTCAAGGAGTTGGAAGTGGCAATGGCCAATGGTTTGGCTGATTTGGCCGTGCATTCGCTCAAAGACGTGCCGATGGATTTGCCGGATGGGTTTGCCCTCGCGGCCGTACTCGAGCGCGAAGATCCGCGCGATGCCTTTGTCTCAAATCGTTATGCCGGGCTGGCCGAACTGCCCGATGGTGCGGTGGTCGGCACCAGCAGCCTGCGGCGCCAAGCTTTGATCGCGGCACGCTTTCCGCGTTTGATCATTCGCCCCCTGCGTGGCAACTTGGATACCCGCCTGCGCAAGCTCGATGAGGGGGAATACGATGCCATCATTCTGGCCGCGGCCGGCCTGAAACGCCTGGCTGTGCCAGAACGTATCCGTGCCTTTCTGGCGCCCGAACAGAGTTTGCCAGCGGCGGGACAGGGCGCGATGGCGATAGAAATTCCGGCACAGCGTGCCGATTTGGCGGCTTGGCTGGCCCCGCTCAATCATCTCGCCACGGCGCAGGCAGTGACGGCCGAGCGGACTGTATCGAAGGCCTTCGGCGGCAGTTGCCAGATTCCGCTGGCAGCCTATGCCACGGTGGTCGATGGCAGTATGCATGTGCGTGCCATGGTCGCCATGCCGGACGGCAGCCGTATTGCCGCCGCCGAGGTACGTGGCGCGGCGCTGGAGGCACCGGCCTTGGGAGCGCAACTGGCGCAGGCCTTGGCGGCGCAAGATGCCGCTGGTATTTTGGCGGCTTGTCGGGTCGAGCCGCTGGCATAA
- the trpS gene encoding tryptophan--tRNA ligase, translated as MQASTTDNKNHLILTGDRPTGPLHLGHYVGSLRNRVKYQHQYQQYIMLADAQALTDNMDDPSKVHNNVLEVALDYLAVGIDPSKSTIFIQSQIPELTELTFYYLNLVTVARLERNPTIKQEIVLRNFERDIPAGFLTYPVSQAADITAFKASLVPVGEDQIPMIEQTNEIVRRFNRIVNRDILVECQALVPEIGRLPGIDGKAKMSKSLGNGIILGASPAEIKAAVRNVYTDPLHLRVADPGHIEGNVAFIYLDAFDEDKAAVQALKEHYVRGGLGDSVVKARLEGVLQDMLAPIRARREEFAKDRGEVLQMLKTGTARAREIAARTTDEVKAAIGLKHF; from the coding sequence ATGCAAGCAAGCACCACAGACAACAAAAACCACCTGATCCTGACTGGCGACCGCCCGACTGGTCCACTGCACTTAGGCCATTACGTCGGCAGCCTGCGCAATCGCGTCAAGTATCAACACCAATACCAGCAATACATCATGCTGGCAGATGCGCAAGCACTGACCGACAACATGGATGACCCGAGCAAGGTGCACAACAATGTACTCGAGGTCGCGCTCGACTACCTTGCCGTCGGCATCGATCCGAGCAAGTCCACCATATTCATCCAGTCGCAAATTCCGGAATTGACCGAACTGACCTTCTACTACCTCAACTTGGTCACGGTAGCACGACTCGAACGCAATCCGACCATCAAACAAGAAATCGTCTTGCGCAATTTTGAACGGGACATCCCGGCCGGCTTCCTGACTTACCCAGTCAGCCAAGCCGCCGACATCACCGCATTCAAAGCCAGTCTGGTACCGGTCGGTGAAGATCAGATACCGATGATAGAACAGACCAATGAGATCGTGCGCCGGTTCAACCGCATCGTGAATCGCGACATCTTGGTCGAATGCCAGGCCTTGGTACCGGAAATCGGTCGCCTGCCCGGCATTGATGGCAAAGCCAAGATGAGCAAATCGCTGGGCAACGGCATCATACTCGGTGCCAGTCCGGCAGAAATCAAGGCAGCCGTGCGCAATGTCTACACCGATCCTTTGCACCTGCGCGTGGCCGACCCCGGCCACATTGAAGGCAATGTTGCCTTCATTTACCTCGATGCCTTCGACGAAGATAAAGCCGCAGTGCAAGCGCTGAAAGAACACTATGTGCGCGGCGGCTTGGGTGACAGTGTGGTCAAGGCACGCTTGGAAGGCGTGCTGCAAGATATGCTCGCACCCATCCGTGCGCGCCGCGAAGAGTTTGCCAAAGACCGCGGCGAAGTGTTACAAATGCTCAAAACTGGCACGGCGCGCGCACGTGAAATTGCGGCCCGGACTACCGATGAAGTCAAGGCCGCCATCGGATTGAAACACTTCTGA
- a CDS encoding universal stress protein: MYHKILLPTDGSELASAGITAGIAFAKQIEAQVVAVFVAGNYQYPIYIDIIPPNTPTEADYQATMRTVGDSYLEAARTLAEEAGVSFTGVVEFNDSAAKQIVRTACQQGCDLIFMGSHGRSGLGQLLLGSTTAKVLSLCDIAVLVHRTKVR, translated from the coding sequence ATGTACCACAAAATCTTACTGCCCACCGATGGCTCCGAACTGGCCTCGGCCGGCATTACTGCCGGCATCGCTTTCGCCAAGCAAATTGAGGCGCAAGTCGTCGCTGTCTTCGTCGCTGGCAATTACCAGTACCCTATCTATATCGACATCATCCCACCCAACACGCCAACCGAAGCCGATTATCAAGCCACCATGCGCACGGTCGGCGACAGCTATCTTGAAGCCGCACGCACACTGGCCGAGGAAGCCGGCGTGTCCTTCACCGGCGTGGTCGAGTTCAACGATTCAGCCGCCAAACAAATCGTCCGCACCGCATGCCAGCAGGGCTGCGACTTGATTTTCATGGGCTCACACGGACGCAGTGGCTTAGGGCAATTACTGCTAGGCAGTACCACCGCCAAGGTCTTATCACTGTGCGACATCGCAGTGCTGGTGCACCGAACGAAAGTGCGCTGA
- a CDS encoding response regulator transcription factor codes for MIRILIADDHTIMREGLKRILDGNEDIVVVGEAVDGFDTLEKVRSTSFDVLLMDLSMPGRSGVDLIRQIKEEFPKLPILILTMHEEEQYAVRAIRAGARGYLTKESAGTQLVTALHKVASGRPYISIEVAEQLAMNAMPADDSLPHLSLSDREFEVFSHLVKGRTITEIAELLHLSVKTVSTHKMRIMQKMKMHTLSDLVQYAVAHNLLVPAV; via the coding sequence ATGATCCGTATTCTGATTGCCGACGACCACACTATCATGCGCGAAGGGCTCAAGCGCATCCTCGACGGCAATGAAGACATCGTCGTCGTCGGCGAAGCGGTCGATGGCTTCGATACACTGGAAAAAGTACGCAGTACCAGCTTCGATGTCTTGTTAATGGATTTATCGATGCCGGGACGCAGTGGCGTCGATTTGATTCGTCAAATCAAAGAAGAATTCCCCAAGCTGCCGATCCTGATTTTAACCATGCATGAAGAAGAGCAGTATGCCGTGCGCGCCATTCGTGCCGGTGCACGCGGCTATCTGACCAAAGAAAGTGCCGGCACCCAATTAGTGACAGCGCTGCACAAGGTCGCGTCCGGGCGACCTTACATCAGTATCGAAGTGGCCGAACAACTGGCCATGAATGCCATGCCGGCCGATGACAGCCTGCCACATCTGAGCCTGTCGGACCGCGAGTTTGAAGTATTCTCGCACTTGGTCAAAGGCAGGACCATCACCGAAATTGCTGAACTGCTGCATCTGAGTGTCAAAACCGTCAGCACGCACAAAATGCGCATCATGCAAAAAATGAAAATGCATACCCTCTCTGACCTCGTGCAATACGCCGTCGCACACAATCTCCTCGTCCCCGCAGTCTGA